From one Rhineura floridana isolate rRhiFlo1 chromosome 4, rRhiFlo1.hap2, whole genome shotgun sequence genomic stretch:
- the LOC133383677 gene encoding uncharacterized protein LOC133383677: MSSSRRGCLNNPNAFCYICGEYTLQKQRKNITDFVKQAYLAYFGVKLGDQDKSWAPHKVCKTCVECLRQWKNGERKRLNFGVPMVWREPQNHHDDCYFCVVNVKGFNHYKKHKWKYPDLDSARRPVPHSEDVPIPVFTSLPDLPLSDVEEMLDAECSTGGSPGSGYEESFSTPEQFSQKELNDLIRDLSLSKQASELLASRLMEKNCLQPEANITAYRTREEGLLPYFSQDEELVYCNNIPGLLLQMGLPEY, encoded by the coding sequence atgagttcgtcgcgaagaggctgcttaaataatcctaatgcattctgctacatttgtggcgaatacactctgcaaaaacaaagaaaaaacatcactgactttgtaaaacaagcatatcttgcttattttggagtgaaacttggagatcaagataagtcttgggctccccataaggtttgcaaaacctgtgtagaatgcctacgacagtggaaaaatggagaaaggaaacgtttaaactttggtgtgcctatggtgtggagagagccgcaaaaccatcacgatgattgttatttttgtgttgtgaatgtgaaaggcttcaatcactacaagaaacataagtggaagtatcctgatttggactcagcaaggcgacctgtgccacacagcgaagacgttcccataccagtgtttacctcactgcctgaccttccattgtcagatgttgaagaaatgctggacgcggagtgtagcacaggtggtagccctggaagtggatatgaagaaagcttttcaacacctgagcagttctcccaaaaagaactcaatgatctgatacgagacctcagtctgtcaaagcaagcatctgaacttttagcatccaggctaatggaaaagaactgtctacagccggaagctaacataacagcttatcggacaagagaggagggacttcttccatactttagccaagatgaagaacttgtatactgcaataacattcctggacttcttctccaaatgggactaccagaatattga